A part of Astatotilapia calliptera chromosome 15, fAstCal1.2, whole genome shotgun sequence genomic DNA contains:
- the lratd1 gene encoding protein LRATD1 yields the protein MGNQLDRITHLNYSELPTGDPSGLEKDELRVGVAYFFSDEEEEVDDRTPSDCGFTKDHSPTEEGPLSVSEVEYSAFCSQECIFSKLRENEDLNVYSAKTLLTMCKPGDLLELVATAQAPHWVIFEQDDQIIHLHKGEIRKDSLLEISNGRHGRIVNNRYRYRPLPPDLVMQNAAGHVGLNSEEICWTNSESFAAWCRFGKREFKAGGEAHSAEQQYFLKVHLSGSEVHTLVFRSLEDMIRERRRVDASGILKELSLVNGGKE from the coding sequence ATGGGAAATCAACTGGATCGGATCACCCACCTCAACTACAGCGAACTGCCCACGGGGGATCCGTCCGGGCTGGAGAAGGACGAGCTTCGAGTCGGCGTCGCCTACTTCTTCTCTgacgaagaggaggaggtggacgACCGCACTCCGTCTGACTGCGGATTCACCAAGGACCACAGCCCGACCGAGGAGGGACCCTTATCGGTCAGCGAGGTGGAGTACTCGGCTTTCTGCTCCCAGGAATGCATCTTCTCCAAGCTGCGCGAGAACGAGGACTTGAATGTGTACTCGGCCAAAACTTTGCTGACTATGTGCAAACCGGGGGACCTGCTGGAGCTGGTGGCCACCGCGCAAGCCCCCCACTGGGTCATCTTCGAGCAGGATGACCAAATCATTCATCTGCACAAGGGCGAAATCCGCAAAGACAGCCTGCTTGAGATCAGCAACGGCCGCCACGGGAGAATAGTCAATAATCGTTACCGCTATCGGCCGCTACCCCCTGACCTAGTGATGCAGAACGCAGCGGGACACGTGGGCCTGAACAGCGAGGAGATATGCTGGACCAACTCGGAAAGTTTCGCTGCCTGGTGCCGCTTTGGGAAACGGGAGTTCAAAGCCGGGGGAGAAGCGCACTCAGCGGAGCAGCAGTACTTCCTCAAAGTGCATCTGTCCGGCAGCGAGGTGCACACTCTGGTCTTTCGCAGCCTGGAGGACATGATCCGGGAGAGAAGGCGAGTAGACGCCAGTGGAATTCTCAAAGAGCTCTCTCTGGTTAACGGGGGCAAGGAGTGA